The Onychostoma macrolepis isolate SWU-2019 chromosome 20, ASM1243209v1, whole genome shotgun sequence nucleotide sequence gcttctgtttcttctgcattgcaaagattaattttgttgatactgatttaatttgtttggtaacagcccaaatgtcttattatactaattgactgattaaatttaactaattaaaacttttcaaatttaagtttgaaaatgatgaaaattttatatatatatatatatatatatatatatatatatatatatatataaagtaaatattagcattttatttttaagtttactataaaataattgtatttgtatttaattctaactttttattttaaaatataatagtattatcacactttattattttgttcattatttcatttaaaaagaaaaatctaaataaactaaatgtgttttgtataactacaataaataattatatttataactcaatttaacttaatttcttCTCTCCGGGCAAGTAACTTTTATACTCGGacaagtaaatgacaaatttacttgtccgaaggacaaccacatgagaatgcttaatgtcaagccctgattttctgtcctgtttttaaccaccctcatcagaacgctctgtttgaatattGGTAGATTGTAGACTCAGAAGaaaacgcccactgctatgattggttaacagttgtgtatgtttgacagcctacatctttcacagatggacgctgctgtgtttaaagttaaaacacataaatactcAGTACACATGAAATGATCTGGggggtattccagaaagcaAGTTATGTGACATACCCAGGTATGTTTAAGGGTAAGTAAGTGGATAAactcagctttcggttccaaaaaTGGAGGTAACTTTTAGGGTATGCAAGTAGCCATAGCAACTTCTTCATTCTATGTttcagggttagttcacttcagtGCTGTAAGCGCATGCGTGATCTGTTGACGAGGCTCTTGTGGGCTTGGCAGATTGtgcacaaaatatattattataatatatatatacaggtgctggtgaTATAATTAGagtatcatcaaaaagttgcttgaagtccagtgtgaagtttccacagtcagtgatgatttgggctgccatgtcatctgctggtgttggtccactgtgttttctgatgtccacagtcaacgcagccacctaccaggaaattttagagcacttcatgcttccttctgttgacaagctttatggagatgctgatttcattttccagcaggacttggcacctgcccacactgccaaaggtaccaaaagctggttcaatgaccatagtgttactgtgcttgattggccagcaaactcgcctgacctgaaccccatagagaatctatggggtattgtcaagaggaagatgagagacaccagacccaacaatgcagaagagctgaaggccactatcagagcaacctgggctctcataacacctgagcagtgccacagactgatcgactccatgccatgccgcattgctgcagtaattcaggcaaaaggagccccaactaagtattgagtgctgtacatgctcatagttttcattttcatacttttcagttggccaagatttctaaaaatcctttctttgtattggtcgtaagtaatattctaatattttgagatactgatttttgactttcatgagctgtaagctctaatcatcaaaattaaaagaaataaaaatttgaaatatagcagtctgtgtgtaatgaatgaatataatatacaagtttcactttttgaatggaattagtgaaataaatcaactttttgatgatattctaattatatgaccaccacctgtatatatatatatatatatatatattaagaagCAGCATGGCACGCTTTTTCTtagcgtccgtttccatagtgactcgtcgattcgtcgctctgttgagaatgtcttgtgTGTatggatcttcattaaaaataaagttcatcaaATAAACCTCAAGGTTTGGTTTCTTCATAGACTTGCGCTTGCCGCTCTTGTCATTTATTTACTACGTGCACAAAtgggtgggcggggctaaacaggcagcgatgtagaagcaggcgttgatcttcttctgcagagttgtttagccacactattacatcataaagtggcacattccacatcctgttgttttggcagattggcttcaatataagctgtttttagactaacaagaaagttttgagttctgaaactttctgaaacaggatgtttttatagtacagtgACCTCTTATATATCAAAAGATTAAAGGAATTttcatttctcagttcatgatcccgttaaaagtgacagtaaaggcatgtAATATTACAAAGATTACTATTCAAATAATTGCCGtccttttaaactttctattcatcaaagaatcttggaaaaatttaaataattaatattaatttttttttttaagtagcacagcttttaaatatttgtttctttGTCTCCACATATAGCGGAATGACAGTAAATCTCACTTAACTTGAATATtgataagaataagaataatgatgacaaaaataaaaatcagcatattagaatgttcctgaaggatcatgtgacactgaggtcTGGAGTAATGAAgttgaaaattcaactttgccaacaacaggaataaattacattgtaaaatatattaaaatataaaacggttattatattattataataatacttataataattcataattactgtttttactatgttttggtgagcataagagacttttgaaaggtagtgtgaATACAGATCAAATTTTGAATGGTCATCCGTGTTAATTGGTTTAATGTGTTAGTATAGCTAATGAGGCGATGCTAAACAGCTAAACCCTCTGTCCATtgagtaaaataatgtatttttatattatgtccTTCATCAGTGTTTCACAGCAGCCACAAAGGTCACTGCCATCCCTCAAGGTTTTTCttctaaaacaattttaaacaaCTCCCTGTGCACTGTTTACCATCTGTTACATAGATTAGAAAGCTTTATCTGGTTTGCTGTGGATCAGTCATTGATATCGTTGTTCCTCCACTTCAGTGGCATGCCAGACTGTCAATGAGTTCTATCTATTAGGGCAATCCCATGTGGCATGTACGCTATGAGTTCTGTTGGATCTCAGCTCCCTCTGCTGGAGCTAATGGCTTTCAACACatcataaataatcaaatagtGACTCATAACAGGTCCCAAAAAGATATAGAGGTAGAATGATAATTACCATAAAAAAGGGGATCTGAAAATGGTTGATGCTGTTTTCCCGctttcaatttagtttttttgaaaaatcacTAAATATTTATCTTTCTCTTTTGCTCTTTAACTCTCTCTATATACATTCTTTTGTTTGAACTTTCCCCAAACAGAAAACACTGATTTCATGGTAAGAAGGATCATGtgcaacattaaataaattttaattttacattgtcTCATGATCATTTTTGCAACACAGTTAGGGTTTACCGCTGGGGCACACCATGGCATGAAAGCATTGTAGAAAACAACAGcttttctgaaaaatgtctgTATTTGCCTTTCTGTTTGAAATATCATAGCCTAGTCTCAACTGATGCTTTCTGTCCTTGTTTTAAGTGTTGTAGGTCAGTAGATCGATCGAAGAGTGACTGGACTCCAAACTGTTTCTTATATGAGAGAACAGAATAACCTGTTCTCTTCAAGGGCAGGTGTGAGGTAACAATTAGGCTTTATTCTTCTTACTTATTGCTGCTTGGAACTATATTTATGTCTGAAAACTGTGACAACATATATCTAAGGAAAACATTTATTCTGTATCCaaggcaaaataataataataataaaaaaattacaattattataaaaataggattagattttacaaaattatttgcaCATAATACCTGTAAGAAttgtgtattaaaaataatgtgcaTTCATTTCAAATGGTATAAATTTAGCCATTCCTCACAAAAACATTCAACTGTCctttataaacatttatgtCCATTAGCAGCTGTTAACTGCCTTGTTGTGTTTTAAGTAGTCCTGTCCATCTGCTCCTTTTGCAGATAATTCATCATGAAGAGCCCTGTGGCTGCAGGTCTGAATGGTCATCAGGGATCCCTCTCACTCCTTCTTCCCAAACCCCACACAGGCAGCTCGCTCGAGGGAGGTGTGGGGCGAAAACCACTTCTAATTTTCGGGGAGCGCTACTTCGCCTGTCTGATTGTACTTGCCCCGCCAGTCTCCTGAGCATGAGTCTCACCATCACCTGGTTGGCCCAAGCGATGCCCAATGCAGGAAGCACCTTACTGTCCACCAGTCTATGTATGATAAGTTAAAAACAACTTATAATAAAGCATTCTTTATCAAATTCTCAAGTATAGAAACTTACTGGGGTGTGTtcaataaaagacatgaaagaTTATAGTTTAGTTGTAGTTCATGTGTCATTAGCGTCAGCACGTTGTGTTTTTCTATACTTGGGAATTTACTGAAGATCAGATGACATGAATAATGCAGAAAACCAAGCAATTCTAATGGGTTCACATACTTTTTCTTGCCACTGTATATGGGCTGTTTTGCTGCTGGCTAaactgacacaaacacactcacccATAGTCACACCTCCCTGGGTTTGGTCCGTCCACAACATCTGTAACCTGGAGCAGAGAAATAGCATAAGACCaatttgtatgttatttaaattcaaatgatAATATCTTATAGTCTTTCTGATTAGGTGTTAGAAATGAGATGCCGGTCTAACCTGGTTGACGCAGACTACAGGTGCACCATATTCATGACTCAGGCGGTGAAGTGTATTGGAAAATGCCAGCAGGTGGCGTGACCTCTGCACAGCCTCATCAGCCTGGAACTCACTGCGAAACAGAGCCGCCACAGAGTCCACCACCAGCAGTCTGACCAGCCCTCGCTTCAGCAGCACGGGCACACGCTGAGACACACACGCCCGCAGAGCCTCCTGCTCACATATCAACCAGCATTAAGTGCGTTCTGATGGTTATTATCTGTAATAAGAGGAATGTTTGCCAGTCTTACCAGGTCAGCTGCATGCTCAATGTAGATGTTGTCGCAAAAATGCCGACTGCGGATCAGAGCTGGTGGCAGATCTGGTCTGAGCTGGGGCTGTTGGGTAATGAGTTGCCGTAGTCGTTTGATAGGGAAAGAATCCTCAGTGCAAATATAAACAGCTCCTGTTAAATGACCatataaaatgtgatttaatacAGCAGTTAAGCAGACATTTGTTAAAATGATTACTTTCTTCTGAACTCTCCTTCTACCCCAGTAATCTCACATTGCCAATTTCAGGAGAGATCTCAAACTATACTCCATGCGTTTCTAATAGTTGAAATGTCAGAAATCTATAGCAGTGGTCCTCAACCAGGGGACCGATGCCCATTGGGGGACCTCAGAAAACTTCCAagtagggttgggtattgtttgaatttgatcaaTTCCAATTCTgattcttattgattcccagtttcAATTCCAATGTGGTTATAaaagaaatgaagtcaaacatttagatatcaaacatattcattctgtctctctttttgcaaaacatttaattgctgATGAATACCATGAACAAAAACCAGCAGGCTACATAAAAAACTGGACTCGAttaagagctgtttgtgtgcaaaatagaGCTGTATGATTCTGCAtaaattgagattttttttttttttttttttttttaaatggaggttgttctctcacaattctgaagaaaaaaatattagacaactaaacaaaatctcaTGGAATTTATGAatggaatgattcaatgattcacTCAACATTTCcttgtttcattactggatgaatcagtgtttttgaatgaatctcttgaatgaatgattcaaagacagatacatttttaacagcCCCTTTTCACCACCTAAAAAAAGATGTACACACAggaattgaaaaataattttacaagtATCCAATTCTGGAATTGGACTTGATTTTCGATTCCCAACCCTACTTCCAAGGGGGCCTCTAGAtgacttaaaatgatttaaaataaaacaagcacTAAAATAATCTAAAACAATTAGAAATCAagatatttgtttattttactgaCCTCcctcaaaattattttttaaattaaagaaacaGGATTCCAATTTTTTTGGGAAAACCTGGATAATTCAAGGCATTCTAAAAGTGTGAATTCTAGatctaaaatgtgtgtgtgtgttttctagaCATCATggaaattaattacaatttccattttaactaaaaaaaaatccttatccAATAAATCATAAACAACTTGAGAGACACTGCTTTAATGGTTATATGCTTCAATTCCATTAAGTTAGTCAGGGGAAATTCGATTGTTTCAAACAATTCGTTTCTATTctgtaacaaaacaaacaaacttaccTGAATTAAGTCCTCCGTTTTCCTGCGGATACTGGACAGACAGGCAAAGCTGCAAACAGAACTGAGTTTTCCCAGCAGAACTCTCGCCTGCCAGCTCCGTTATTCCTCGTAACGGGAGACCACCGCGCATCAGACCGTCCAGAACGGGGCAGGCAAAAGAGAGCCTGTGTCCGGCCTCCAAAACAGGACATTCTCCCCGGATCAGCTGTAAAGCTgagaatatattaaaacaatagttTAGCTTCAGAAATTGCTGATTCTCACAagattattgcatttatttaaattgaaaagTAGTACTATAGTAGTACAACGAAGCCCACCTGTGACCGGCTTGGACTTGCGGACAGCAGCCGCTACAGCACAAAGCAACCTCTGAACATCAGTCTTTGACAAGCGTGTCAGTCTCTGCAAATCCGGACCAGAAACACAGAGGATCTCCTTGGCTGATCTAAAATTGActgaacaataaaataaaataacattaaacaaGGAGCGAATTCAACTTaaatctaagtgtactcaaggtggattttccttttcttttctttttaacgtTACCTTTTTTAACAGCAGCAATAATCCTTGGATTCAGATCAAGCTGTTCCCACTCCATCAGCTCTCGTGAAACTCCATTTAAACAGTGTAAGGTTAATAAAATAACGTTTAATTAGTATTTTAACTCACTAAAACTATCTGCACACATTTTGAATTGCACAACATTTACTTCCCGGTCAGCATGTCTTAAACTCTGTCAAAATCAAAGTCTTGAATTCAATCGATTAccgattttattatttttatatttcaaggACAGACAAACGACTACACATATAACTagcaatactttattttatcaaGCCATTAAGAGAAAGAGTACGATAGCGTATCGGCTAAACAACAGGACACACTCCTTCATATTATCGCGCTTTGACCGGGGTCCGCCAGCGGCCCAGTGCAATATCAAAATGGGGGTGTCTTGAATGTACGTTTTTAACTAAGTAGAATAACTAGGATTATAATGaagatatatttataaataatatttcctaAAATAGTTGTTTTGCCCTAAACGACACATATTAGCTAAATAAACTAAgcaaaataactaaaagaatAATTGTGGCATAGAGGCGTCCCCTCTGTATTCAGTTTTTAGAACAGCCCTCAATGTTGTATCGCAGTTGGGTAGAAACAGAGCCGGTAGGAAGTCAAAACAGTTATGGTGTTATGAAtcaattgaaatattttactataaaaatgaatttaacgTTAACGTTAGTCCTTTTAAACATGTTGCTCAATGAATGCAGTTTAATTAGCTTatgaaacataataataaataggagAGGAGGATACTGGATACAGATTTAAAGTGTTTGATCATAAGTCTTTACTTCCTTTGACTGGTGAGTGGTTAGCTTTTAtgtcttatgttttatatttatgtgagactttattatatgaaataaaGAATGAAACTATAAAAATGCGCTGTTTGTGTTATGTTTGCATTTGTATCACGTCTTATGCAAGCTAGCTTTTCATTTGGTAGCATATGTGCACATATCAAAACATTAGCTTAGCAAGGTTTATAGACACTAGAGATATACATTAGAATTAATTCTAATATAAAGGTAATTCTAAtaggggaaaaaatatatatgattcACGAACGACAATGAAGGAGGCTCAACTGGGTTTTGTGTTCCGGCGCTAGCCATGTTACGTAGTGAAGCGGAATGTCAGGGATGCTTGTGTGCCGGCGACCCGGGTTCAAACCCCGGTGTGGACCTGCTGTATAATTTACTCATGACTTACTACAAGTTTCTGTACGATTTTAGTATTTTGTTGTAATATCCGAATAACAGTAAACGGCCGTTGCCTAATGGATAATGTTGTGTTTATTCAGATGTTTCTAGTTCAGTAATGGTGTTCATGTTATCTTCCTCAGGTCTGAATCTTGCTGCCAGTATGAGTCGTCTGTGTAAGAACTGTGGTGGAGCGGACATCGACACAGACCCAGCCCGGGGGAGTGCGGTCTGCACAGCCTGTGGCTCGGTTCTGGAGGATAATATCATTGTATCTGAGGTTCAGTTTGTGGAAAACAGTGGAGGGGTGTCTTCAGCTGTCGGCCAGTTCGTGTCTGCTGATGGTAAGAGCGTTCACTTGAACCTAAACACAGATGGGTCCAGTATCATTCATGTTTTGAGGGGCACCAGTGGCAATTGTAatgttttcaaaacttttttggTTCTAGGCGATTTAGCTGATGTAAGGTATTCCTCGGTTTTGTTCATGAAACAAAACAAGAGCAGTCTAGAATTGAAATCTTTGGATCTGTGAATGTGGAATTTGGCAAGCAACAGAATCAgatttattacataaaaatgtaatttttctgATTAATGCACACTCATTATAAATTTCACTcctaatacaggtgcatctcaataaattagaatgtcgtggaaaagttcatttatttcagtaattcaactcaaattgtgaaactcgtgtattaaataaattcaatgcacacagactgaagtagtttaagtctttggttcttttaattgtgatgattttggctcacatttaaaacccaccaattcactctctcaacaaattagaatatggtgacatgccaatcagttaatcaactcaaaacacctgcaaaggtttcctgagccttcaaaatggtctctcagtttggttcactaggctacacaatcatggggaagactgctgatctgacagttgtccagaagacaatcattgacacccttcacaaggagggtaagccacaaacattcattgccaaagaagctggctgttcacagagtgctgtatccaagcatgctaacagaaagttgagtggaaggaaaaagtgtggaagaaaaagatgcacaaccaaccgagagaaccgcagccttatgaggattgtcaagcaaaatcgattcaagaatttgggtgaacttcacaaggaatggactgaggctggggtcaaggcatcaagagccaccacacacagacgtgtcaaggaatttggctacagttgtattcctcttgttaagaggcgtcttacctgggctaaggagaagaactggactgttgcccaatggtccaaagtcctcttttcagatgagagcaagttttgtatttcaattggaaaccaaggtcctagagtctggaggaagggtggagaagctcatagcccaagttgcttgaagtccagtgttaagtttccacagtctgtgatgatttggggtgcaatgtcatctgctggtgttggtccattgtgttttttgaaaaccaaagtctctgcacctgtttaccaagaaattttggagcacttcatgcttccttctgctgaccagctttttaaagatgctgatttcattttccagcaggatttggcacctgcccacactcccaaaagcaccaaaagttgtttaaatgaccatggtgttggtgtgcttggctggccagcaaactcaccagacctgaaccccatagagaatctatggggtattgtcaagaggaaaatgagaaacaagagaccaaaaaaaatgcagaagagctgaaggccactgtcaaagaaacctgggcttccataccacctcagcagtgccacaaactgatcacctccatgccacgccgaattgaggcagtaattaaagcaaaaggagcccctaccaagtattgagtacatatacagtaaatgaacatactttccagaaggctaataattcactaaaaatgtttatttttttattttattggtcttgtgaagtattctaatttgttgagaattggtgggtttttgttaaatgtgagccaaaatcatcacaattaaaagaaccaaagacttaaactacttcagtctgtgtgcattgaatttatttaatacacgagtttcacaatttgagttgaattactgaaataaatgaacttttccacgacgttctaatttattgagatgcacctgtaagttctgaaaaagttttttctttaatgGACAAATCCATCCAAAATCAGAATTACCACAACAAGATCTACTGGAgaatatattgtttataatatattata carries:
- the xrcc3 gene encoding DNA repair protein XRCC3: MEWEQLDLNPRIIAAVKKVNFRSAKEILCVSGPDLQRLTRLSKTDVQRLLCAVAAAVRKSKPVTALQLIRGECPVLEAGHRLSFACPVLDGLMRGGLPLRGITELAGESSAGKTQFCLQLCLSVQYPQENGGLNSGAVYICTEDSFPIKRLRQLITQQPQLRPDLPPALIRSRHFCDNIYIEHAADLEALRACVSQRVPVLLKRGLVRLLVVDSVAALFRSEFQADEAVQRSRHLLAFSNTLHRLSHEYGAPVVCVNQVTDVVDGPNPGRCDYGLVDSKVLPALGIAWANQVMVRLMLRRLAGQVQSDRRSSAPRKLEVVFAPHLPRASCLCGVWEEGVRGIPDDHSDLQPQGSS